The DNA sequence CGCAGGCGCGAGACCTCCGGAGTGCCCGTGCGGGCCATCGCGTCGAGGGCGGCCAGCTCGTCCTCGGCGGCCTCCCGGTCGGGTAACCGGGCGGGGTGCGCGGCCAGCGCCCTGCGGAGCCGGGAGACCGCGGCGCCCAGCTCGTCCACCCTTGGGTCCCGCTCGCCGGTACGGCCCGTCGGCCCCTCTTCCACCACCACGGCGCCTTCCGCCACGAATCTCCCCCTGCCCACGCCACGCGCGATCAGTTAACGCCACTTTCCGCGGGCCGCGCCACACGGAAAGCGAAATTCAGGCCGCGTCTTCCTGAGCGACCGGCGAACTCCCGTACGGCGCGCGGGCGGCCGCGAGTGCGCTATGCAAGGGGCATGACGCTGACGAGGGAAGAAGACGCCCCGCCGGTCGCCGGGCTGCTGCTGGCCGCGGGCGGGGGGCGGCGGCTCGGGGGCCGGCCCAAGGCGCTGCTGGAGCACCGGGGCCGCACCCTGGCCGAGCGCGCGGTCGCGGAGCTCGCGGCGGGCGGCTGCGGGCCGGTGCACGTCGTCGCGGGCGCCGGGGCGGCGGAGGTGCGGCGGCGGCTCGCGGGGGCGGCGTGCACGGTGGTCGGGAACCCCGACTGGGCGGACGGCATGGGCTCCTCGCTGCGGAGCGGTCTGGCGTCGCTCGCCGGGACCCGGGCGTCGGCGGTGCTGGTGATGCTCGTGGACCAGCCGGGGATCGGCGCGGCGGCGGTGGCCCGGGTGGTGGCGGCGCACCGCGCGGGGGCCGGGCTGGTGGCCGCGTCGTACGCGGGCCGGCGCGGCCACCCGGTCCTCTTCGCCCGCCCGCACTGGGCGGGCGTCGCCGCGTCGGCCACGGGCGACCAGGGCGCGCGGGCGTATCTGCGCGCGCACGCGGCGGCGGTGACCGCCGTGACGTGTGACGACGTCGCCGATCCGGACGACATCGACGTCCCGGCGGACCTCGTCCGGCTCCTCGGGTGAGTCCCCGGGCCTCGCCGGGCGGCCGCCGGGCGGCCGCCGGGCACGCCCGGGCCCACCCGGCCCTCCCCGGGCCCCGGCCTCAGCCGCCCCCGCCCGCCCCCGCCGAGCAGCCCCAGCGCGCTCAGTACGGCGACGGACAGCGTCATCCACCCGAGGAACGCCCCGCCGCCGTACAGCACGGCGCCCGCGGCCGGTTCCCCCGTCGCCCGGGACAGTACCCCCGCCACCACGGCCATCAGCAGCGAGTCATGAACGCCAGGAGCACGAGGAGCACCTGGACGGGAAATGTCGGTCTCACCGGTCGATCCCCTTCCGCGAATTCCCGCGAAATTCCGCGAAGCGAAGGCGGTGGTCGACCCGTCGGCAGGCGCGCCTCGGCCCGGCCACCGCTGTGCGATGGTCCGCCGAGGCTCCGCGACGATCGGAGACTCACGTCGAGCTGGTTACGGACGGGGCCCGAGCACTGTCCCCCATCGGACACGTCGCCAGTGCTCCGCTCGGCTCCCGGTCGAGCAACCCTCAACGTAGCCAAGGCCGTTCCGTCGCACCACCGCCCCTCGGCCGACGGCACTCCGGGCCACCGGCACTCGCCCGCCCGGCGGCCGGAAAGTGCCCTGCCCCCACCCCGCCGCATTGAATTTCCGTCATGCGGAATCTAACCTCCATAGAGATCGTCACCGTGCGGCACTCCGTGCCGCACCGACCCCGCACCGACCCGCATCTCCCGAGCCCCTGAGCCCCCGAGCGAGGAGTGAGCCCATGCCCGCAGCAGCGCCGACCCCGTCCGTCGCCGCCGGGACCGCGACCGTGACGCGCCAGGAGGAGGTACTGACCGGCCCGGCCCTGGAGTTCGTGGCCGCCCTGCACGAGCGGTTCACCCCGCGCCGCGACGACCTGCTGGCCCGCCGCGCCGAGCGGCGCGCGCAGATCGCCCGTACCGGCACTCTGGACTTCCTCCCGGAGACCGCGCGTGTCCGCGAGGACCCGACGTGGCGGGTGGCGCCCGCCCCGGCCGCGCTCGACGACCGGCGGGTGGAGATCACCGGGCCGACCGACCGCAAGATGACGGTCAACGCCCTCAACTCCGGCGCCCGCGTCTGGCTCGCGGACTTCGAGGACGCCTCCGCCCCCACCTGGCGGAACGTCGTCCAGGGCCAGCTCAACCTGATCGACGCGTTCGAGCGCCGCATCGACTTCACCACCGCCGAGGGGAAGTCGTACGCCCTGCGGCCGGACGAGGAGCTGGCGACCGTCGTCGTCCGGCCGCGCGGCTGGCACCTCGACGAGCGCCACCTCACCGTCGCCGGCCGGCCCGTGCCCGGCGCGCTGGTCGACTTCGGCCTCTTCTTCTTCCACAACGCGCGCCGCCTCGCCGAGCGCGGCGAGGGGCCGTTCTTCTACCTCCCCAAGCTGGAGTCGCACCGCGAGGCGCGGCTGTGGAACGACGTGTTCGTCTTCGCCCAGGAGTACGCCGGCCTGCCGCACGGCACGGTCCGCGCCACCGTCCTGATCGAGACGATCACCGCGGCGTTCGAAATGGAGGAGATCCTCTACGAGCTGCGCGACCACGCCTCCGGCCTCAACGCGGGCCGCTGGGACTACCTCTTCTCCCTCATCAAGAACTTCCGCGACGCGGGACCGGAGTTCGTCCTGCCCGACCGCAACGCCGTCACCATGACCGTGCCCTTCATGCGCGCCTACACCGAACTCCTCGTCCGCACCTGCCACAAGCGCGGCGCGCACGCCATCGGCGGCATGGCGGCCTTCATCCCGTCCCGCCGCGACCCGGAGGTCAACGAGGCGGCCCTGGCGAAGGTCCGGGCCGACAAAGAGCGGGAGGCGGGCGACGGCTTCGACGGCTCCTGGGTCGCCCACCCCGACCTCGTCCCGGTCGCCCGCGCCGCCTTCGACGCCGTCCTCGGCGACCGCCCGCACCAGAAGCACCGGCTGCGCGAGGACGTCCGCGTCACCGCCGGACAGCTCCTCGCGCTCGACACGACGGAGGCGAAGCCGACCTTCGAGGGCCTGCGGAACGCCGTCCAGGTCGGCATCCGCTACATCGAGGCGTGGCTGCGGGGGCAGGGCGCGGTGGCCATCTTCAACCTGATGGAGGACGCGGCGACGGCGGAGATCTCCCGGTCCCAGATCTGGCAGTGGGTGCACACCGGCGTCGTCCTGGAGGGCGGCGAGAAGGCGACGCCCGCCCTCGTCCGCGAGGTCGCGGCGGCCGAACTCGACGCCGTCCACGCCGAGCTGGGCGACACCGCCTTCGCCGCGGGCCGCTGGCGCGAGGCCCACGACCTGCTGCTGAGGGTGGCGCTGGACGACGACTACGCGGAGTTCCTCACCCTGCCGGCGTACGAGCTGCTCGACTGATCCGCTTCGCGGGGGCCCCGGTCCCGCCCTTTCTCCCCCAGCTACCGCTGGGAGGTGCCCCCAGACGGGCTGAAATCAGCCCGTCTGGGGGCACCCCCTCTGGGGGAGTTTGAGGACGAGCGGCGAAGCCGCGACAAGGGGGGTCTGGGGGCGCAGCCCCCAGAAATCGGCGAATCCCGGATCTCGTCTTGGGGACTTCTGAGGGTAGGGCCTGGTCAGAGCATGCGGAAGCCCCGATCTGGCGCGGGGAGCACCAGACCGAGGCCACCCGTCAGCGAGGGCGCGCCGCTTCGCTCGTGCACTTGGTGCAGACGTACCGGGAGCGGAGCACGAGCCGCTGACCAGCTAGCTACTTCTCTTTGGGCTTGGAGAGCTCAGTAAGCCACGTGGGCTGCCTGCGCGGCGCCCGTGCGCGCTCCGACTCCTGCCGGTTGCACTCCGGGCATGCGAACTTCAATTGCTGACCGTCGCCCACTTCTTCGCTGATGTACCCCGTGTTGTTGCACTTGGCGCACATGTGATCACTCCCTACTGGTTGACCTGTCCGCTTCCGCCACAGGTCTCGCAGGCGCTCTGCAACCCGGTGTCGGGGTCGCGCACGAACCCCGTCCCGTAGCAGGTCTGGCACGTGGTTCCCATGGTCTGCCTCCTTAGTTGTACCCCATAGGGGTGGTGCACCCGCCCGGCGGGCCGGACCATGAGCGCTGCCGGGGCGGGCGGTCGGCCTGCCTCGCCGCTAGGGACGGGCGTCCAGCGGAGAGGCAGGGGGCTAGTGGGTGCCGTGCACCGCGAGCCACACGACGAGGGCCGTGGCCGCTCCGAGGACGGCCAGGAACAACAGCCCCTCAGCGTGGCCGCCCCAGTCGCTCCGCAAGCCGTCAGAAGGCCCCCTGTGGCGTCGGCGGGGGCTCATTGCCGCGCTCCGCGCGTCTCGCGTAGATGCTCGTCGTACTGCATGGCGAACTCCCGATGGATGCAGCCCAGTTCGGCCACTCGTGCGCGGTCTTTGGCCGCTCGTGCCTCGCGCAGGTCGGCCAGGTGCCGGGTGAACAGGGCCGTCCACCACTCGCATGCGGCACGGCGCACGTTTCATCGGCTGTACCGCCCGTGGGGCATCCGGAGGTGGTCCTCCCTGCTGTCCCGGTAGTTCGCCAACTCCGCGTTGAGGCGCGCCCGTTCCCATCTGTCCAGGGCATCGTGCACCCGCTTTTCCGCCTTGGCGATCATCTCATCCCACCAGGCGCACGACTCGCAGGACTTGCTGCTCATCGCCCCTCCCGGTTGAGCTGAATCACCCGGGCGCGCAGCCGGTCCATGGCGTCGGCCCGGCGATACTTCGCCGGGTGCCATGTGCGTCCGCCCTCTGCGCCTCAATGACCTCCTAAACCCGTACATAGCGGACCCCCCGCGAGGGACCGTCGAAGACAGTCCCCGACAGGGGGTCGGTCGGCGCCTCGGGGGCGGTGCTGGCGGGAGGGGTCATATTCTCTGTAGGGACCAGCGAATTCCTGTCGGTACCCTTGACCTGCACCTTTGCCACCACGGGCGATCATCTCCAGACGTACCACTCTGGAGATCCGGGAAAGGGGTGGGTCTGGGGCACCCCACCCCACCGAGACCGCCGCTTTACCTCGACAAAGGTTGAGGTCCTACCGTTCCTCTCATGAGCATGGAAACCACCGCCTGGATGCAGCTGCACGGCCTGATCAACGCGCAGCGCAACCAGCGTCCCTTCGCCCGCGCCACCCTGCGCCGCATCGGCGCCTTCGCCCGCCCGCACCGCCGGCACATCATCCGTTTCGTCCTGCTCAGCATCGCGGGCGCGCTGCTCGCCGTGGCGACGCCGGTGCTCGCCGGGCGGGTCGTGAACGCGATCGTGCGCGGCGACGACCCGGGCACGGTCGTCCGGCTCGCCCTGCTGATCGCCGCCATCGCCCTGGGCGAGGCGGCGCTCGGCCTGCTCAACCGCTGGCTGTCGGCGACCCTCGGCGAGGGGCTGATCCTCGATCTGCGGACGGCGGTCTTCGACCACGTCCAGCGGATGCCGGTGGCGTTCTTCACCCGCACCCGCACGGGCGCGCTGGTCAGCCGGCTGAACAACGACGTGATCGGCGCGCAGCGGGCGTTCAGCAACTCGCTGTCGGGGGTCGTCGGCAACCTGGTGACGCTGCTGCTCACCCTCGCCGTGATGCTGACGCTGTCGTGGCGGATCACCCTGCTGGCGCTGGTGCTGCTGCCGGTGTTCGTGATCCCCGCGCGCCGGGTGGGCGCCCGGATGGCGCGGCTCCAGCGGGAGGCCGCCGACCTCAACGCCGCGATGGGCACCCGGATGACCGAGCGGTTCTCGGCACCGGGCGCCACGCTGGTGAAGCTGTTCGGGCGGCCGGACGACGAGTCGGCGGAGTTCGCCGCCCGGGCGCGCCGGGTGCGGGACATCGGGGTGCGGACGGCGATGGCCCAGTCGGCGTTCATCACCGCCCTCACCCTCGTCTCGGCCCTCGCCCTGGCCCTGGTGTACGGGCTGGGCGGCTGGTTCGCGCTGCGCGGCTCCCTCGAACCGGGCGCCATCGTCTCCCTCGCGCTGCTGCTCACCCGGCTGTACGCGCCGCTGACCGCGCTGGCCGGCGCCCGCGTCGAGATCATGAGCGCCCTCGTCTCCTTCGAGCGGGTTTTCGAGGTGCTGGACCTCAAGCCGCTGATCGCGGAGCGGCCGGACGCCCGGCCGGTGCCGGACGGGCCGGTCTCGGTCGAGTTCGACGACGTCCGCTTCGGCTACCCGTCGGCCGACAAGGTCTCCCTCGCCTCCCTGGAGGAGGTCGCCGCCCTCGACACGCGCGGCGGCACCGAAGTGCTGCACGGCGTCTCGTTCCGCGCCGAGCCCGGCCAGACGATCGCCCTCGTCGGCTCGTCCGGCGCCGGCAAGTCCACCATCGCGCAGCTGCTGCCCCGGCTGTACGACGCGGACGCGGGCAGCGTGCGCCTCGGCGGCGTCGACGTC is a window from the Streptomyces mobaraensis genome containing:
- a CDS encoding nucleotidyltransferase family protein → MTLTREEDAPPVAGLLLAAGGGRRLGGRPKALLEHRGRTLAERAVAELAAGGCGPVHVVAGAGAAEVRRRLAGAACTVVGNPDWADGMGSSLRSGLASLAGTRASAVLVMLVDQPGIGAAAVARVVAAHRAGAGLVAASYAGRRGHPVLFARPHWAGVAASATGDQGARAYLRAHAAAVTAVTCDDVADPDDIDVPADLVRLLG
- the aceB gene encoding malate synthase A, translating into MPAAAPTPSVAAGTATVTRQEEVLTGPALEFVAALHERFTPRRDDLLARRAERRAQIARTGTLDFLPETARVREDPTWRVAPAPAALDDRRVEITGPTDRKMTVNALNSGARVWLADFEDASAPTWRNVVQGQLNLIDAFERRIDFTTAEGKSYALRPDEELATVVVRPRGWHLDERHLTVAGRPVPGALVDFGLFFFHNARRLAERGEGPFFYLPKLESHREARLWNDVFVFAQEYAGLPHGTVRATVLIETITAAFEMEEILYELRDHASGLNAGRWDYLFSLIKNFRDAGPEFVLPDRNAVTMTVPFMRAYTELLVRTCHKRGAHAIGGMAAFIPSRRDPEVNEAALAKVRADKEREAGDGFDGSWVAHPDLVPVARAAFDAVLGDRPHQKHRLREDVRVTAGQLLALDTTEAKPTFEGLRNAVQVGIRYIEAWLRGQGAVAIFNLMEDAATAEISRSQIWQWVHTGVVLEGGEKATPALVREVAAAELDAVHAELGDTAFAAGRWREAHDLLLRVALDDDYAEFLTLPAYELLD
- a CDS encoding ABC transporter ATP-binding protein, with product METTAWMQLHGLINAQRNQRPFARATLRRIGAFARPHRRHIIRFVLLSIAGALLAVATPVLAGRVVNAIVRGDDPGTVVRLALLIAAIALGEAALGLLNRWLSATLGEGLILDLRTAVFDHVQRMPVAFFTRTRTGALVSRLNNDVIGAQRAFSNSLSGVVGNLVTLLLTLAVMLTLSWRITLLALVLLPVFVIPARRVGARMARLQREAADLNAAMGTRMTERFSAPGATLVKLFGRPDDESAEFAARARRVRDIGVRTAMAQSAFITALTLVSALALALVYGLGGWFALRGSLEPGAIVSLALLLTRLYAPLTALAGARVEIMSALVSFERVFEVLDLKPLIAERPDARPVPDGPVSVEFDDVRFGYPSADKVSLASLEEVAALDTRGGTEVLHGVSFRAEPGQTIALVGSSGAGKSTIAQLLPRLYDADAGSVRLGGVDVRDLTAASLRATLGMVTQDGHLFHDTVRANLALARPGATDDELWDALRRARLDDLVRALPDGLDTVVGERGYRLSGGERQRMTIARLLLARQRVVILDEATAHLDNTSEAAVQEALAEALEGRTAVVIAHRLSTVRAADQILVVEAGRIVERGTHDELLALDGRYAELYRTQFAGAEGAVGAESAEGAVGDERELPTPEVAGA
- a CDS encoding DUF5955 family protein — its product is MAEGAVVVEEGPTGRTGERDPRVDELGAAVSRLRRALAAHPARLPDREAAEDELAALDAMARTGTPEVSRLRSSLLLVAGAVGSVSALAPALTEVREAIDRFAG